In Scophthalmus maximus strain ysfricsl-2021 chromosome 5, ASM2237912v1, whole genome shotgun sequence, a single window of DNA contains:
- the LOC118311116 gene encoding dipeptidyl peptidase 9-like isoform X2 — MHRGKRVKLCDNKEGIWKSCVTVSMTAVDGLSDSTEVVEMEDVPSQFFVEKHSWEGLRDIIHCSRKYSGMIANKAPHDFQFVQKKDENGPHSHRLYYLGMPYGSRENSLLYSEIPKKIRKEALLVLSWKQMLDHFQATPHQGAYSREEELLRERKRLGAFGITSYDYHAQTGLFLFQASNSLFYCQDGGNNGFISTPLKPVEIKTQCSGTRMDPKVCPGDPDFIAFINNNDLWIANIKTGEERRLTYCHKGVDNVKEDPKSAGVATFVIQEEFDRFTGYWWSPSAVEDSNGGKTVHLLYEEVDETEVEIIHVPSPALEERKADAYRYPRTGSKNPQATLKLAEIKTDNQGRIVSTQDKELAAPFNSLFPGTEYIARVGWTSDGKYGWAVLLDRSQRKLQLVLLPPALFVPVTEDPAQRQESLEAVPSNTQPYIIYEETTDVWINVHDIFFPFIQTTEDEFTFIWVNESKTGFSHLYKITSLLQPGCYHWTEDDQHIEGDFKCAIKEEMTLTSGEWEVLARHGSKIWVNEAARLVYFQGTRDTPLEHHLYVVSYDSPGDVVRLTKPGFSHSCSVSKNFDFFVSHYSNVSTPPCVHVYKLTGSEGDPLHMVPEFWASMMESPGCPGDYNPPEIFDFPGKSGFQLYGMVYKPHNLQPGRKHPTVLFVYGGPQVQLVNNSFKGMKYLRLNTLASLGYAVVVIDGRGSCQRGLEFEGALKNKMGQVEIEDQVEGLQYVAEKFNFVDLSRVAIHGWSYGGFLSLMGLIQRPNVFKLAIAGAPVTVWMAYDTGYTERYMDVPENNQQGYEEGSVALHVDKLPSEPNRLLILHGFLDENVHFFHTNFLVSQIIRAGKPYQLQVYPNERHSIRCPESGEHYEIMLLHFLQQYL, encoded by the exons ATGCATAGAGGCAAGAGGGTCAAACTTTGTGACAATAAAGAGGGTATCTGGAAAAG CTGTGTGACCGTGAGCATGACGGCTGTGGACGGCCTTTCGGACAGTACggaggtggtggagatggaggacgTCCCATCTCAGTTCTTTGTGGAGAAACACTCTTGGGAGGGCCTTCGTGACATTATCCACTGTAGCAGGAAATACTCGGGCATGATCGCCAACAAGGCCCCCCATGACTTCCAGTTTGTGCAGAAGAAGGATGAGAATGGACCTCACTCCCACCGGTTGTACTACCTCG GAATGCCTTATGGGAGCAGAGAGAATTCATTACTCTACTCAGAAATCCCCAAGAAGATTCGTAAAGAGGCCCTCTTagtgttgtcatggaaacagatGCTGGATCACTTCCAG GCTACACCTCACCAGGGTGCCTACTCTCGAGAGGAGGAGTTGCTGAGAGAGCGTAAACGTTTGGGAGCATTTGGCATCACCTCCTATGACTACCATGCTCAGACGGGCCTGTTCCTCTTCCAGGCCAGCAATAGCCTCTTCTACTGTCAGGATGGAGGCAACAATGGCTTCATT TCTACTCCTTTAAAGCCTGTGGAGATCAAGACCCAGTGCTCAGGGACCCGCATGGACCCCAAAGTCTGCCCCGGAGACCCTGACTTTATAGCCTTCATCAACAACAACGACTTGTGGATTGCCAACATTAAGACTGGCGAGGAAAGAAGACTCACCTATTGCCACAAAG gtgtgGATAATGTGAAGGAGGACCCGAAGTCCGCAGGTGTAGCAACATTTGTCATCCAGGAGGAGTTTGACCGTTTCACTGGCTACTGGTGGAGTCCCTCAGCAGTCGAAG ACTCTAATGGAGGTAAAACAGTGCATCTTCTGTACGAAGAGGTGGATGAGACGGAAGTAGAGATTATTCACGTTCCCTCTCCAGCACTGGAGGAGCGGAAAGCAGACGCATACAGATATCCTCGTACAG GAAGCAAAAATCCCCAGGCCACCCTTAAACTGGCAGAGATCAAGACAGACAATCAAGGAAGA ATTGTGAGCACACAAGATAAAGAACTTGCCGCACCCTTCAATTCCTTGTTTCCTGGGACGGAATACATCGCCAGAGTGGGATGGACGAGTGATGGCAAATA TGGCTGGGCGGTACTTCTGGACCGCAGCCAGAGGAAACTACAACTGGTCCTGCTGCCTCCAGCCCTCTTCGTCCCTGTCACAGAAGACCCGGCTCAGAGGCAGGAGAGTCTGGAGGCCGTGCCCAGTAACACACAGCCATACATAATCTATGAAGAGACCACTGATGTCTGGATTAAT GTTCATGATATATTCTTCCCCTTTATTCAAACGACAGAAGatgaatttacttttatttggGTGAATGAGTCTAAAACTGGTTTCAGCCACCTGTATAAAATCACATCCCTGTTACAACCGGGCTGCTACCATTGGACAGAGGACGACCAACACATAGAGG GAGACTTCAAATGTGCAATCAAGGAGGAGATGACATTGACCAGTGGAGAATGGGAAGTCTTGGCAAGACACGGTTCCAAG ATCTGGGTGAACGAGGCAGCAAGGTTGGTTTACTTCCAGGGCACCAGAGACACTCCTCTGGAGCACCATCTCTACGTGGTCAGCTACGACTCCCCTGGAGATGTAGTCAGACTAACCAAGCCTGGCTTCTCTCATAGCTGCTCTGTTAGTAAG AACTTTGACTTTTTCGTCAGCCACTACAGTAACGTGAGTACGCCTCCATGTGTTCATGTCTACAAACTGACCGGTTCAGAAGGTGACCCTCTACACATGGTACCTGAGTTCTGGGCCAGCATGATGGAATCGCCAG GTTGCCCGGGAGATTACAATCCACCTGAGATTTTTGACTTTCCTGGGAAGTCCGGCTTCCAACTTTACGGGATGGTATACAAGCCTCACAACCTGCAGCCTGGCAGGAAACACCCGACTGTTCTCTTCGTGTATGGAGGCCCACAG gtgcaGCTGGTGAACAACTCATTCAAAGGGATGAAGTACCTCCGTCTGAACACGCTAGCCTCCCTGGGCTACGCTGTGGTCGTCATCGATGGGAGAGGTTCCTGTCAGAGGGGCCTTGAGTTTGAAGGagcactgaaaaacaaaatg GGTCAGGTGGAGATCGAGGACCAAGTGGAGGGGCTGCAGTATGTGGCGGAAAAGTTTAACTTTGTGGACCTGAGCCGTGTTGCTATCCACGGCTGGTCCTACGGGGGCTTTCTCTCACTCATGGGCCTCATCCAACGACCCAATGTCTTCAAG CTGGCTATCGCAGGTGCCCCGGTGACCGTGTGGATGGCCTACGACACCGGCTACACCGAGCGTTACATGGATGTGCCTGAGAACAACCAGCAGGGCTACGAGGAAGGATCTGTGGCCCTGCATGTGGACAAGCTGCCCAGCGA ACCCAATCGTTTGCTGATTCTTCACGGATTTCTAGATGAGAATGTGCACTTTTTCCACACCAATTTCCTCGTGTCACAGATAATCCGTGCTGGGAAGCCCTACCAGCTTCAG GTCTACCCCAACGAGCGACACAGTATTCGCTGCCCTGAGTCTGGAGAGCACTACGAGATAATGCTGCTGCACTTTCTACAACAATACCTCTGA
- the LOC118311116 gene encoding dipeptidyl peptidase 9-like isoform X1, with the protein MHRGKRVKLCDNKEGIWKSCVTVSMTAVDGLSDSTEVVEMEDVPSQFFVEKHSWEGLRDIIHCSRKYSGMIANKAPHDFQFVQKKDENGPHSHRLYYLGMPYGSRENSLLYSEIPKKIRKEALLVLSWKQMLDHFQATPHQGAYSREEELLRERKRLGAFGITSYDYHAQTGLFLFQASNSLFYCQDGGNNGFIQSTPLKPVEIKTQCSGTRMDPKVCPGDPDFIAFINNNDLWIANIKTGEERRLTYCHKGVDNVKEDPKSAGVATFVIQEEFDRFTGYWWSPSAVEDSNGGKTVHLLYEEVDETEVEIIHVPSPALEERKADAYRYPRTGSKNPQATLKLAEIKTDNQGRIVSTQDKELAAPFNSLFPGTEYIARVGWTSDGKYGWAVLLDRSQRKLQLVLLPPALFVPVTEDPAQRQESLEAVPSNTQPYIIYEETTDVWINVHDIFFPFIQTTEDEFTFIWVNESKTGFSHLYKITSLLQPGCYHWTEDDQHIEGDFKCAIKEEMTLTSGEWEVLARHGSKIWVNEAARLVYFQGTRDTPLEHHLYVVSYDSPGDVVRLTKPGFSHSCSVSKNFDFFVSHYSNVSTPPCVHVYKLTGSEGDPLHMVPEFWASMMESPGCPGDYNPPEIFDFPGKSGFQLYGMVYKPHNLQPGRKHPTVLFVYGGPQVQLVNNSFKGMKYLRLNTLASLGYAVVVIDGRGSCQRGLEFEGALKNKMGQVEIEDQVEGLQYVAEKFNFVDLSRVAIHGWSYGGFLSLMGLIQRPNVFKLAIAGAPVTVWMAYDTGYTERYMDVPENNQQGYEEGSVALHVDKLPSEPNRLLILHGFLDENVHFFHTNFLVSQIIRAGKPYQLQVYPNERHSIRCPESGEHYEIMLLHFLQQYL; encoded by the exons ATGCATAGAGGCAAGAGGGTCAAACTTTGTGACAATAAAGAGGGTATCTGGAAAAG CTGTGTGACCGTGAGCATGACGGCTGTGGACGGCCTTTCGGACAGTACggaggtggtggagatggaggacgTCCCATCTCAGTTCTTTGTGGAGAAACACTCTTGGGAGGGCCTTCGTGACATTATCCACTGTAGCAGGAAATACTCGGGCATGATCGCCAACAAGGCCCCCCATGACTTCCAGTTTGTGCAGAAGAAGGATGAGAATGGACCTCACTCCCACCGGTTGTACTACCTCG GAATGCCTTATGGGAGCAGAGAGAATTCATTACTCTACTCAGAAATCCCCAAGAAGATTCGTAAAGAGGCCCTCTTagtgttgtcatggaaacagatGCTGGATCACTTCCAG GCTACACCTCACCAGGGTGCCTACTCTCGAGAGGAGGAGTTGCTGAGAGAGCGTAAACGTTTGGGAGCATTTGGCATCACCTCCTATGACTACCATGCTCAGACGGGCCTGTTCCTCTTCCAGGCCAGCAATAGCCTCTTCTACTGTCAGGATGGAGGCAACAATGGCTTCATT CAGTCTACTCCTTTAAAGCCTGTGGAGATCAAGACCCAGTGCTCAGGGACCCGCATGGACCCCAAAGTCTGCCCCGGAGACCCTGACTTTATAGCCTTCATCAACAACAACGACTTGTGGATTGCCAACATTAAGACTGGCGAGGAAAGAAGACTCACCTATTGCCACAAAG gtgtgGATAATGTGAAGGAGGACCCGAAGTCCGCAGGTGTAGCAACATTTGTCATCCAGGAGGAGTTTGACCGTTTCACTGGCTACTGGTGGAGTCCCTCAGCAGTCGAAG ACTCTAATGGAGGTAAAACAGTGCATCTTCTGTACGAAGAGGTGGATGAGACGGAAGTAGAGATTATTCACGTTCCCTCTCCAGCACTGGAGGAGCGGAAAGCAGACGCATACAGATATCCTCGTACAG GAAGCAAAAATCCCCAGGCCACCCTTAAACTGGCAGAGATCAAGACAGACAATCAAGGAAGA ATTGTGAGCACACAAGATAAAGAACTTGCCGCACCCTTCAATTCCTTGTTTCCTGGGACGGAATACATCGCCAGAGTGGGATGGACGAGTGATGGCAAATA TGGCTGGGCGGTACTTCTGGACCGCAGCCAGAGGAAACTACAACTGGTCCTGCTGCCTCCAGCCCTCTTCGTCCCTGTCACAGAAGACCCGGCTCAGAGGCAGGAGAGTCTGGAGGCCGTGCCCAGTAACACACAGCCATACATAATCTATGAAGAGACCACTGATGTCTGGATTAAT GTTCATGATATATTCTTCCCCTTTATTCAAACGACAGAAGatgaatttacttttatttggGTGAATGAGTCTAAAACTGGTTTCAGCCACCTGTATAAAATCACATCCCTGTTACAACCGGGCTGCTACCATTGGACAGAGGACGACCAACACATAGAGG GAGACTTCAAATGTGCAATCAAGGAGGAGATGACATTGACCAGTGGAGAATGGGAAGTCTTGGCAAGACACGGTTCCAAG ATCTGGGTGAACGAGGCAGCAAGGTTGGTTTACTTCCAGGGCACCAGAGACACTCCTCTGGAGCACCATCTCTACGTGGTCAGCTACGACTCCCCTGGAGATGTAGTCAGACTAACCAAGCCTGGCTTCTCTCATAGCTGCTCTGTTAGTAAG AACTTTGACTTTTTCGTCAGCCACTACAGTAACGTGAGTACGCCTCCATGTGTTCATGTCTACAAACTGACCGGTTCAGAAGGTGACCCTCTACACATGGTACCTGAGTTCTGGGCCAGCATGATGGAATCGCCAG GTTGCCCGGGAGATTACAATCCACCTGAGATTTTTGACTTTCCTGGGAAGTCCGGCTTCCAACTTTACGGGATGGTATACAAGCCTCACAACCTGCAGCCTGGCAGGAAACACCCGACTGTTCTCTTCGTGTATGGAGGCCCACAG gtgcaGCTGGTGAACAACTCATTCAAAGGGATGAAGTACCTCCGTCTGAACACGCTAGCCTCCCTGGGCTACGCTGTGGTCGTCATCGATGGGAGAGGTTCCTGTCAGAGGGGCCTTGAGTTTGAAGGagcactgaaaaacaaaatg GGTCAGGTGGAGATCGAGGACCAAGTGGAGGGGCTGCAGTATGTGGCGGAAAAGTTTAACTTTGTGGACCTGAGCCGTGTTGCTATCCACGGCTGGTCCTACGGGGGCTTTCTCTCACTCATGGGCCTCATCCAACGACCCAATGTCTTCAAG CTGGCTATCGCAGGTGCCCCGGTGACCGTGTGGATGGCCTACGACACCGGCTACACCGAGCGTTACATGGATGTGCCTGAGAACAACCAGCAGGGCTACGAGGAAGGATCTGTGGCCCTGCATGTGGACAAGCTGCCCAGCGA ACCCAATCGTTTGCTGATTCTTCACGGATTTCTAGATGAGAATGTGCACTTTTTCCACACCAATTTCCTCGTGTCACAGATAATCCGTGCTGGGAAGCCCTACCAGCTTCAG GTCTACCCCAACGAGCGACACAGTATTCGCTGCCCTGAGTCTGGAGAGCACTACGAGATAATGCTGCTGCACTTTCTACAACAATACCTCTGA
- the LOC118311116 gene encoding dipeptidyl peptidase 9-like isoform X3: MFLMSTSSCVTVSMTAVDGLSDSTEVVEMEDVPSQFFVEKHSWEGLRDIIHCSRKYSGMIANKAPHDFQFVQKKDENGPHSHRLYYLGMPYGSRENSLLYSEIPKKIRKEALLVLSWKQMLDHFQATPHQGAYSREEELLRERKRLGAFGITSYDYHAQTGLFLFQASNSLFYCQDGGNNGFIQSTPLKPVEIKTQCSGTRMDPKVCPGDPDFIAFINNNDLWIANIKTGEERRLTYCHKGVDNVKEDPKSAGVATFVIQEEFDRFTGYWWSPSAVEDSNGGKTVHLLYEEVDETEVEIIHVPSPALEERKADAYRYPRTGSKNPQATLKLAEIKTDNQGRIVSTQDKELAAPFNSLFPGTEYIARVGWTSDGKYGWAVLLDRSQRKLQLVLLPPALFVPVTEDPAQRQESLEAVPSNTQPYIIYEETTDVWINVHDIFFPFIQTTEDEFTFIWVNESKTGFSHLYKITSLLQPGCYHWTEDDQHIEGDFKCAIKEEMTLTSGEWEVLARHGSKIWVNEAARLVYFQGTRDTPLEHHLYVVSYDSPGDVVRLTKPGFSHSCSVSKNFDFFVSHYSNVSTPPCVHVYKLTGSEGDPLHMVPEFWASMMESPGCPGDYNPPEIFDFPGKSGFQLYGMVYKPHNLQPGRKHPTVLFVYGGPQVQLVNNSFKGMKYLRLNTLASLGYAVVVIDGRGSCQRGLEFEGALKNKMGQVEIEDQVEGLQYVAEKFNFVDLSRVAIHGWSYGGFLSLMGLIQRPNVFKLAIAGAPVTVWMAYDTGYTERYMDVPENNQQGYEEGSVALHVDKLPSEPNRLLILHGFLDENVHFFHTNFLVSQIIRAGKPYQLQVYPNERHSIRCPESGEHYEIMLLHFLQQYL; the protein is encoded by the exons ATGTTTCTGATGTCCACATCCAGCTGTGTGACCGTGAGCATGACGGCTGTGGACGGCCTTTCGGACAGTACggaggtggtggagatggaggacgTCCCATCTCAGTTCTTTGTGGAGAAACACTCTTGGGAGGGCCTTCGTGACATTATCCACTGTAGCAGGAAATACTCGGGCATGATCGCCAACAAGGCCCCCCATGACTTCCAGTTTGTGCAGAAGAAGGATGAGAATGGACCTCACTCCCACCGGTTGTACTACCTCG GAATGCCTTATGGGAGCAGAGAGAATTCATTACTCTACTCAGAAATCCCCAAGAAGATTCGTAAAGAGGCCCTCTTagtgttgtcatggaaacagatGCTGGATCACTTCCAG GCTACACCTCACCAGGGTGCCTACTCTCGAGAGGAGGAGTTGCTGAGAGAGCGTAAACGTTTGGGAGCATTTGGCATCACCTCCTATGACTACCATGCTCAGACGGGCCTGTTCCTCTTCCAGGCCAGCAATAGCCTCTTCTACTGTCAGGATGGAGGCAACAATGGCTTCATT CAGTCTACTCCTTTAAAGCCTGTGGAGATCAAGACCCAGTGCTCAGGGACCCGCATGGACCCCAAAGTCTGCCCCGGAGACCCTGACTTTATAGCCTTCATCAACAACAACGACTTGTGGATTGCCAACATTAAGACTGGCGAGGAAAGAAGACTCACCTATTGCCACAAAG gtgtgGATAATGTGAAGGAGGACCCGAAGTCCGCAGGTGTAGCAACATTTGTCATCCAGGAGGAGTTTGACCGTTTCACTGGCTACTGGTGGAGTCCCTCAGCAGTCGAAG ACTCTAATGGAGGTAAAACAGTGCATCTTCTGTACGAAGAGGTGGATGAGACGGAAGTAGAGATTATTCACGTTCCCTCTCCAGCACTGGAGGAGCGGAAAGCAGACGCATACAGATATCCTCGTACAG GAAGCAAAAATCCCCAGGCCACCCTTAAACTGGCAGAGATCAAGACAGACAATCAAGGAAGA ATTGTGAGCACACAAGATAAAGAACTTGCCGCACCCTTCAATTCCTTGTTTCCTGGGACGGAATACATCGCCAGAGTGGGATGGACGAGTGATGGCAAATA TGGCTGGGCGGTACTTCTGGACCGCAGCCAGAGGAAACTACAACTGGTCCTGCTGCCTCCAGCCCTCTTCGTCCCTGTCACAGAAGACCCGGCTCAGAGGCAGGAGAGTCTGGAGGCCGTGCCCAGTAACACACAGCCATACATAATCTATGAAGAGACCACTGATGTCTGGATTAAT GTTCATGATATATTCTTCCCCTTTATTCAAACGACAGAAGatgaatttacttttatttggGTGAATGAGTCTAAAACTGGTTTCAGCCACCTGTATAAAATCACATCCCTGTTACAACCGGGCTGCTACCATTGGACAGAGGACGACCAACACATAGAGG GAGACTTCAAATGTGCAATCAAGGAGGAGATGACATTGACCAGTGGAGAATGGGAAGTCTTGGCAAGACACGGTTCCAAG ATCTGGGTGAACGAGGCAGCAAGGTTGGTTTACTTCCAGGGCACCAGAGACACTCCTCTGGAGCACCATCTCTACGTGGTCAGCTACGACTCCCCTGGAGATGTAGTCAGACTAACCAAGCCTGGCTTCTCTCATAGCTGCTCTGTTAGTAAG AACTTTGACTTTTTCGTCAGCCACTACAGTAACGTGAGTACGCCTCCATGTGTTCATGTCTACAAACTGACCGGTTCAGAAGGTGACCCTCTACACATGGTACCTGAGTTCTGGGCCAGCATGATGGAATCGCCAG GTTGCCCGGGAGATTACAATCCACCTGAGATTTTTGACTTTCCTGGGAAGTCCGGCTTCCAACTTTACGGGATGGTATACAAGCCTCACAACCTGCAGCCTGGCAGGAAACACCCGACTGTTCTCTTCGTGTATGGAGGCCCACAG gtgcaGCTGGTGAACAACTCATTCAAAGGGATGAAGTACCTCCGTCTGAACACGCTAGCCTCCCTGGGCTACGCTGTGGTCGTCATCGATGGGAGAGGTTCCTGTCAGAGGGGCCTTGAGTTTGAAGGagcactgaaaaacaaaatg GGTCAGGTGGAGATCGAGGACCAAGTGGAGGGGCTGCAGTATGTGGCGGAAAAGTTTAACTTTGTGGACCTGAGCCGTGTTGCTATCCACGGCTGGTCCTACGGGGGCTTTCTCTCACTCATGGGCCTCATCCAACGACCCAATGTCTTCAAG CTGGCTATCGCAGGTGCCCCGGTGACCGTGTGGATGGCCTACGACACCGGCTACACCGAGCGTTACATGGATGTGCCTGAGAACAACCAGCAGGGCTACGAGGAAGGATCTGTGGCCCTGCATGTGGACAAGCTGCCCAGCGA ACCCAATCGTTTGCTGATTCTTCACGGATTTCTAGATGAGAATGTGCACTTTTTCCACACCAATTTCCTCGTGTCACAGATAATCCGTGCTGGGAAGCCCTACCAGCTTCAG GTCTACCCCAACGAGCGACACAGTATTCGCTGCCCTGAGTCTGGAGAGCACTACGAGATAATGCTGCTGCACTTTCTACAACAATACCTCTGA
- the rps15 gene encoding 40S ribosomal protein S15 has translation MADTEIKKKRTFRKFTFRGVDLDQLLDMSYEQLMQLYCARQRRRLNRGLRRKQQSLLKRLRKAKKEAPPMEKPEVVKTHLRDMVILPEMVGSMVGVYNGKTFNQVEIKPEMCGHYLGEFSITYKPVKHGRPGIGATHSSRFIPLK, from the exons ATG GCAGATACCGAGATCAAGAAGAAGCGTACCTTCAGGAAGTTCACCTTCAGGGGTGTGGACCTGGACCAGCTTCTGGACATGTCCTA TGAGCAGCTGATGCAGCTGTACTGCGCCcgccagaggaggaggctgaacCGCGGTCTGCGCCGCAAGCAGCAGTCCCTCCTGAAGCGCCTGCGCAAGGCCAAGAAGGAGGCTCCCCCCATGGAGAAACCAGAGGTGGTGAAGACCCACCTGAGGGACATGGTCATCCTGCCTGAGATGGTCGGCTCCATGGTTGGCGTGTACAACGGCAAAACTTTCAACCAGGTTGAAATCAAG CCTGAGATGTGCGGTCACTACTTGGGCGAGTTCTCCATCACTTACAAGCCAGTCAAGCACGGTCGCCCTGGTATTGGAGCCACACACTCTTCTCGTTTCATCCCTCTGAAGTAG